A genome region from Nocardiopsis exhalans includes the following:
- the kdpC gene encoding K(+)-transporting ATPase subunit C, giving the protein MVRNLITAAGMLALFTLVTGLAYPLAVTGAAQAVFPHQANGSLLERDGRVVGSEQLAQGFTGQGYFHPRPSDVNHDGAASGGANLGPLDEGLLEDFAVRAEEYRAVNGLAEDHQVPVDAVTASASGLDPHISVANARLQADRVAEARGVPHEDVEALIGEHTAPRAAGVLGEPGVNVLNLNLALDEAAP; this is encoded by the coding sequence ATGGTCCGCAACCTCATCACGGCCGCGGGCATGCTCGCGCTGTTCACCCTCGTGACCGGTCTGGCGTACCCGCTGGCGGTCACCGGGGCGGCCCAGGCCGTCTTCCCCCACCAGGCCAACGGCTCCCTGCTGGAACGGGACGGCCGGGTCGTGGGCTCGGAGCAGCTCGCCCAGGGCTTCACCGGTCAGGGGTACTTCCACCCGCGTCCCTCGGACGTGAACCACGACGGCGCGGCCAGCGGCGGCGCCAACCTCGGCCCCCTGGACGAAGGGCTGCTGGAGGACTTCGCCGTCCGAGCCGAGGAGTACCGGGCCGTCAACGGGCTCGCGGAGGACCACCAGGTCCCCGTGGACGCCGTCACGGCGTCGGCCTCGGGGCTGGACCCGCACATCTCGGTGGCCAACGCCCGGCTCCAGGCCGACCGGGTCGCCGAGGCCAGGGGGGTTCCGCACGAGGACGTGGAGGCCCTGATCGGGGAGCACACCGCACCGCGCGCCGCCGGAGTGCTGGGCGAACCAGGGGTCAACGTGCTCAACCTCAACCTCGCCCTGGACGAGGCGGCCCCCTGA
- a CDS encoding TrkH family potassium uptake protein — protein sequence MVAFAALVLLGTGLLSLPQATETGEPAAPATALFTAVSAASVTGLVVEDTSGYWSVLGEVTILLLIQVGGFGVMALATVLALVVGRRLGLRMAVYTGTEAKGVSLGEVRQLVTGVLYVTLVFEGALAVLLTLRWWLAYDLNFFSSLYTGIFHSISAFNNAGFSLYSDSMEGFATDPWITVPIALAVIAGGIGFPIWVELWRFSRKRGEARHWSVHAKLTAGMSAALLLIGLAAFLTLEWNNPATMGALNVREKLLTGFFQAVMPRTAGFNSLDFGAMNTQTLLVTDILMFIGGGSAGTAGGIKVTTFAVLMLVIYSNVRGEPTVHAAGRRLSQATVSQATTVALLSLGLVLSATLALMTITSFTLDQILFETTSAFATVGLSTGITGDLPVLGQMILVFLMFVGRIGPITLASALAMRRRSRAYELPEERPIVG from the coding sequence GTGGTGGCCTTCGCCGCCCTGGTGCTGTTGGGCACGGGGTTGCTCTCGCTTCCCCAGGCCACCGAGACCGGTGAGCCCGCGGCTCCGGCCACGGCCCTGTTCACCGCCGTCTCCGCGGCGAGCGTTACGGGGCTGGTGGTGGAGGACACCTCCGGGTACTGGTCCGTCCTGGGCGAGGTGACGATCCTCCTGCTGATCCAGGTCGGCGGTTTCGGAGTCATGGCCCTGGCCACGGTGCTGGCGCTGGTGGTGGGCCGCCGACTGGGCCTGCGGATGGCCGTCTACACCGGTACGGAGGCCAAGGGGGTCTCCCTGGGCGAGGTACGCCAACTGGTCACCGGAGTGCTCTACGTGACCCTGGTGTTCGAGGGCGCGCTGGCGGTCCTGCTGACCCTGCGCTGGTGGCTCGCCTACGACCTGAACTTCTTCAGCTCTCTGTACACGGGGATCTTCCACTCGATCTCGGCGTTCAACAACGCCGGGTTCTCCCTCTACTCCGACAGCATGGAGGGGTTCGCCACGGACCCGTGGATCACGGTGCCCATCGCCCTGGCCGTCATCGCCGGCGGAATCGGCTTCCCGATCTGGGTGGAGCTGTGGCGGTTCTCCCGGAAGCGGGGGGAAGCACGGCACTGGTCGGTGCACGCCAAGCTGACGGCCGGGATGTCGGCGGCGCTGCTGCTGATCGGACTTGCGGCCTTCCTCACCCTGGAGTGGAACAACCCGGCCACCATGGGGGCCCTGAACGTGCGGGAGAAGCTGTTGACCGGTTTCTTCCAGGCGGTCATGCCCCGCACCGCCGGCTTCAACAGCCTGGACTTCGGTGCGATGAACACCCAGACGCTCCTGGTCACGGACATCCTGATGTTCATCGGCGGCGGCAGCGCGGGCACCGCGGGCGGTATCAAGGTCACCACTTTCGCGGTCTTGATGCTGGTGATCTACAGCAACGTGCGCGGTGAGCCCACGGTGCACGCGGCCGGTCGCCGGTTGAGCCAGGCCACGGTGTCACAGGCCACCACCGTCGCACTGCTGTCGCTGGGGCTGGTGCTGTCCGCGACTCTCGCCCTGATGACGATCACGTCGTTCACCCTGGATCAGATCCTCTTCGAGACCACTTCGGCCTTCGCGACCGTCGGCCTGTCCACCGGTATCACCGGCGACCTGCCGGTGCTGGGGCAGATGATCCTGGTGTTCCTCATGTTCGTCGGGCGGATCGGCCCCATCACCCTGGCCTCGGCACTGGCCATGCGGCGGCGCAGCCGGGCCTACGAGCTCCCCGAGGAGCGTCCGATCGTGGGCTGA
- a CDS encoding response regulator: MNERNTAAPAVLVVDDDPRLLRALDLNLRARGYTALISDTGEHALKLVAHHRPDLVLLDLGLPQMSGLDVIRGLRGWTDVPVVVLSGRDTEPMKVQALDLGADDYVVKPFGMDELFARIRAAMRRTAATEEKVSVATEDFTVDLAAQRITRNGDAVQLTPRQWHIVEVLVRNRGRLVTHRQLLQEVWGPNYGRETNYLRVFMTKIRQKLEPDPPRPRYFLTEPGLGYRFRTAEEDE; this comes from the coding sequence ATGAACGAGCGGAACACCGCCGCGCCGGCGGTCCTGGTCGTCGACGACGACCCCCGTCTGCTCAGGGCGCTCGATCTCAACCTGCGGGCGCGGGGCTACACCGCCCTGATCTCCGACACCGGGGAGCACGCGCTCAAACTCGTCGCACACCACCGTCCCGACCTCGTACTACTGGACCTGGGACTACCGCAGATGAGCGGTTTGGATGTGATCCGGGGGTTGCGCGGCTGGACGGACGTGCCCGTCGTCGTCCTGTCCGGCCGCGATACCGAGCCGATGAAGGTCCAGGCTCTGGACCTGGGCGCCGACGACTACGTCGTCAAGCCGTTCGGTATGGACGAACTCTTCGCCCGGATCCGTGCGGCGATGCGCAGGACCGCGGCCACGGAGGAGAAGGTGTCGGTGGCGACCGAGGACTTCACCGTCGACCTGGCCGCACAACGGATCACCAGGAACGGGGATGCCGTGCAGCTCACTCCCAGGCAGTGGCACATCGTGGAAGTGCTGGTGCGCAACCGCGGCAGACTCGTCACCCACCGGCAGTTGCTCCAGGAGGTCTGGGGCCCCAACTACGGGCGGGAGACCAACTACCTTCGGGTGTTCATGACCAAGATCCGGCAGAAGTTGGAACCGGACCCGCCCCGGCCCCGCTACTTCCTCACCGAGCCGGGGCTGGGGTACCGCTTCAGGACGGCTGAGGAAGACGAGTGA